One Panicum virgatum strain AP13 chromosome 9K, P.virgatum_v5, whole genome shotgun sequence genomic region harbors:
- the LOC120646678 gene encoding uncharacterized protein LOC120646678, giving the protein MGEGAKALLAKPIQLADQVAQQAGYQCLRTDCTELRARAKDLADLLRQAARADLYERPAARVMVDTERALAKAAGMAARCFQSHSRIRRFFTLNPVSGLPRTIALLDTALEDIDWLIRISSPQADDDGDLRGLPNIAQNEPVLALIWDNIARLQTGGLAARADAAATLASLARDNSHYAKYIIEEDGVPPLVKLLKDGTDDGQEAAATALGLLCRDEESVEKLLHTGVCSVFAAALKEPPMRVQAAVADAIASLAQHSHKCQELFAQNYAVRHLVSHLAAGTIQEHSKYSVGGYGSRSAPTAAAPMTSLDKLHSVVLAKSRSVRQGGPAGSSTNEPPNPSEASNGQQQQRGRSNQMQSVVKSAIAAKTTPNVVAPPPGRPQLNSNGSSGRGSREAEDPATKAHMKATAAKALWMLARGHVGVCTSITDSRALLCFARILENGDGGAGTHLQFYSAMAIMEITRVAEHNLALRQSAFKPSSPAAKAVVEQLLRIVRKGDDNDLLRPCITALGCLSRTFTASETRVIGPLVELLDDREIPVTKEAVVALTKFACTENHLHVNHCKAIVEAGGARHLVQLVYLGDHLQVEALILLCYIALHVPESEELAQAGVLAVLLWASKQAHMAQDLRVEALLPNAKARLDLFQSRASR; this is encoded by the coding sequence ATGGGGGAAGGGGCGAAGGCGCTGCTGGCCAAGCCGATCCAGCTCGCGGACCAGGTGGCGCAGCAGGCGGGGTACCAGTGCCTCCGGACGGACTGCACGGAGCTGCGGGCCCGCGCCAAGGACCTCGCCGACCTGCtgcggcaggcggcgcgggcCGACCTGTACGagcgccccgccgcgcgcgtcaTGGTCGACACCGAGCGGGCGCTCGCAAAGGCCGCGGGCATGGCCGCCCGCTGCTTCCAGAGCCACTCCCGCATCCGCCGCTTCTTCACGCTCAACCCGGTGTCGGGCCTCCCGCGCACCATCGCCTTGCTCGACACCGCGCTCGAGGACATCGACTGGCTCATCCGCATCTCGTCCCCGCaggccgacgacgacggcgacctcCGGGGCCTCCCGAACATCGCGCAGAACGAGCCCGTGCTCGCCCTGATCTGGGACAACATCGCGCGGCTCCAAACCGGCGGGCTCGCCGCGcgggccgacgccgccgccacgctcgcCTCCCTCGCCCGCGACAACTCCCACTACGCCAAGTACATCATCGAGGAGGACGGCGTCCCGCCCCTCGTCAAGCTGCTCAAGGATGGCACCGACGACGGCcaggaggccgccgccacggcgctcGGCCTCCTCTGCCGCGACGAGGAGAGCGTCGAGAAGCTTCTCCACACCGGGGTCTGCTCCGTCTTCGCCGCCGCGCTCAAGGAGCCACCGATGCGCGTGCAGGCTGCGGTCGCGGACGCCATCGCGTCGCTCGCGCAGCACAGCCACAAATGCCAGGAGCTCTTCGCGCAGAACTACGCCGTTCGGCACCTCGTcagccacctcgccgccggaaCCATCCAGGAGCACAGCAAGTACTCTGTCGGAGGGTACGGCTCAAGGAGCGCCcctaccgcggcggcgcccatgaCGTCGCTCGACAAGCTCCACTCCGTTGTGCTCGCCAAATCGCGCAGCGTGCGACAAGGAGGGCCTGCAGGTTCCTCCACAAATGAGCCGCCGAACCCATCGGAAGCTTCGaatggccagcagcagcagcgaggaaGATCGAACCAGATGCAATCGGTGGTGAAATCCGCGATAGCTGCCAAGACGACGCCAAACGTAGTCGCGCCTCCACCTGGTAGGCCTCAGCTCAACTCCAACGGTTCGAGCGGCCGCGGATCACGCGAGGCCGAGGACCCGGCCACCAAGGCGCACATGAAGGCCACGGCGGCGAAGGCTCTGTGGATGCTCGCGCGCGGCCATGTGGGAGTCTGCACCAGCATTACGGACTCGCGCGCGCTCCTCTGCTTCGCCAGGATCCTCGagaacggcgacggcggcgcgggcacgcACCTGCAGTTCTACTCGGCCATGGCGATCATGGAGATCACCCGCGTCGCCGAGCACAACCTCGCTCTGCGGCAGTCCGCGTTCAAGCCCAGCTCCCCGGCTGCCAAGGCCGTCGTCGAGCAGCTCCTCCGCATCGTGCGCAAGGGAGACGACAACGACCTGCTGCGGCCGTGCATCACTGCCCTGGGCTGCCTGTCCCGCACGTTCACCGCGAGCGAGACCCGCGTGATCGGCCCGCTGGTGGAGCTGCTCGACGACCGCGAGATTCCGGTAACGAAGGAGGCCGTGGTCGCGCTCACCAAGTTCGCCTGCACCGAGAACCACCTCCACGTGAACCATTGCAAGGCCATCGTGGAAgccggcggggcgcggcacCTCGTCCAGCTCGTCTACCTCGGAGACCACCTGCAGGTCGAGGCGCTCATACTGCTCTGCTACATTGCGCTGCACGTCCCGGAGAGCGAAGAGCTCGCGCAGGCCGGGGTTCTCGCCGTGCTCCTGTGGGCGTCGAAGCAGGCACACATGGCGCAGGACCTGCGTGTTGAGGCACTGCTGCCGAACGCCAAGGCTCGGTTGGATCTCTTCCAGTCCAGGGCATCCAGATGA
- the LOC120646679 gene encoding auxin transporter-like protein 3 codes for MASEAANGSLANEKAPETVGVGRYVEMEQDGGDSSTGVKSRLSGLLWHGGSAYDAWFSCASNQVAQVLLTLPYSFSQLGMVSGILFQLFYGLMGSWTAYLISVLYVEYRTRKEREKADFRNHVIQWFEVLDGLLGKHWRNVGLAFNCTFLLFGSVIQLIACASNIYYINDKLDKRTWTYIFGACCATTVFIPSFHNYRIWSFLGLVMTTYTAWYLAIASLIHGQVDGVKHSGPTKMVLYFTGATNILYTFGGHAVTVEIMHAMWRPQKFKAIYLLATLYVLTLTLPSAASVYWAFGDELLTHSNALALLPRTAFRDAAVVLMLVHQFITFGFACTPLYFVWEKLVGLHDCRSLCKRAAARLPVVVPIWFLAIIFPFFGPINSAVGSLLVSFTVYIIPALAHMITFRSATARENAVEAPPRLVGRWTGTYMINAFVVAWVLVVGFGFGGWASMTNFVRQIDTFGLFTKCYQCPPPPLPPAAFPGGHSNITMPFAGGHPPAAAPAPAHSLHHHHRHHSHGI; via the exons ATGGCCTCGGAGGCGGCCAATGGGAGCCTGGCCAACGAGAAGGCACCGGAGACGGTGGGCGTCGGCCGGTACGTGGAGAtggagcaggacggcggcgactCCAGCACCGGCGTCAAGTCGCGCCTCTCCGGCCTGCTCTGGCACGGCGGCTCGGCCTACGACGCCTGGTTCAGTTGCGCATCCAACCAG GTGGCTCAGGTGCTCCTGACCCTGCCCTACTCCTTCTCGCAACTGGGGATGGTGAGCGGCATTCTGTTCCAGCTCTTCTACGGCCTGATGGGCAGCTGGACGGCGTACCTCATCAGCGTCCTGTACGTGGAGTACCGGACCCGGAAGGAGCGGGAGAAGGCCGACTTCAGGAACCATGTCATCCAG TGGTTCGAGGTGCTGGACGGGCTGCTCGGCAAGCACTGGCGGAACGTCGGCCTGGCCTTCAACTGCACGTTCCTGCTCTTCGGCTCTGTCATCCAGCTCATCGCCTGCGCGAG CAACATCTACTACATCAACGACAAGCTGGACAAGCGGACGTGGACCTACATCTTCGGCGCCTGCTGCGCCACCACCGTGTTCATCCCCTCCTTCCACAACTACCGGATCTGGTCCTTCCTCGGCCTCGTCATGACCACCTACACCGCCTGGTACCTCGCCATCGCCTCCCTCATCCACGGCCAG GTTGATGGCGTGAAGCACTCCGGGCCGACCAAGATGGTGCTCTACTTCACCGGGGCCACCAACATCCTCTACACCTTCGGCGGGCACGCTGTTACCGT GGAGATCATGCACGCGATGTGGCGTCCCCAGAAGTTCAAGGCGATCTACCTGCTGGCGACGCTGTACGTGCTGACGCTGACGCTGCCGTCGGCGGCGAGCGTGTACTGGGCATTCGGCGACGAGCTGCTGACCCACTCCAACGCGCTGGCGCTGCTCCCGCGCACGGCgttccgcgacgccgccgtcgtgctCATGCTCGTCCACCAGTTCATCACCTTCGGCTTCGCCTGCACGCCGCTCTACTTCGTCTGGGAGAAGCTCGTCGGCCTCCACGACTGCCGCAGCCTCTGCAAGCGCGCAGCCGCGCGCCTCCCCGTCGTCGTGCCCATCTGGTTCCTCGCCATCATCTTCCCCTTCTTCGGGCCCATCAACTCCGCCGTCGGCTCCCTCCTCGTCAGCTTCACTGTCTACATCATCCCGGCGCTCGCGCACATGATCACCTTCCGCTCAGCAACCGCCCGTGAG AACGCGGTGGAGGCTCCGCCGCGGCTGGTGGGGCGGTGGACGGGGACGTACATGATCAACGCGTTCGTGGTGGCGTGGGTGCTGGTGgttggcttcggcttcggcggcTGGGCCAGCATGACCAACTTCGTGCGCCAGATCGACACCTTCGGCCTCTTCACCAAGTGCTACcagtgcccgccgccgcccctcccgccGGCCGCGTTCCCCGGCGGCCACAGCAACATCACCATGCCGTTCGCCGGCGGGcacccgccggccgcggccccggcgccggcgcattccctccaccaccaccaccggcatCACAGCCACGGGATCTGA